The following are from one region of the Mangifera indica cultivar Alphonso chromosome 14, CATAS_Mindica_2.1, whole genome shotgun sequence genome:
- the LOC123195844 gene encoding GDSL esterase/lipase At2g04570-like, giving the protein MAYAYFIWFLFTNFVLFVAKIQAKVPAVIVFGDSSVDAGNNNFIPTIARSNFRPYGRDFSGGHPTGRFSNGRIATDFLSEALGIKPTIPAYLDTAYNISDFATGVTFASAGSGYDNATSDVLSVIPLWKELEYYKDYQKKLRAYLGEKQADERITESLHIISAGTNDFLENYYAFPGPGSRSSQYTITEYQNFLIGIAENFVKNLYTLGARKISLGGLPPMGCMPLERTTNFLGEHLCVERYNTLAMGFNDKLKDLTIKLNKELPGATLVFANPYYAFTHIIRNPDLYGIEVTEVACCATGMFEMGYACARNNLFTCSNADTYVFWDAFHPTQKTNQIIANYLMKNVFFAFH; this is encoded by the exons ATGGCTTATGCATACTTCATATGGTTcctttttacaaattttgttcTATTTGTAGCCAAAATCCAAGCAAAAGTTCCTGCAGTCATTGTGTTTGGAGACTCATCAGTTGATGCGGGGAATAACAACTTTATTCCAACTATTGCTAGGAGCAACTTTCGGCCATATGGTCGAGATTTTTCAGGTGGCCATCCCACTGGAAGGTTCTCTAATGGCAGAATCGCCACTGACTTTCTTTCTGAGGCGCTTGGGATCAAACCAACCATACCAGCCTACTTGGATACAGCATACAACATATCAGATTTTGCCACTGGAGTTACCTTTGCCTCTGCTGGCTCTGGCTACGACAACGCCACTTCTGATGTGCTA TCTGTGATACCTCTATGGAAGGAGCTGGAGTACTACAAGGATTATCAGAAGAAACTGAGAGCTTATCTTGGAGAAAAACAAGCAGACGAAAGGATTACTGAGTCTCTACACATAATCAGCGCAGGAACAAACGACTTCCTGGAGAATTACTATGCTTTCCCTGGACCTGGAAGCCGCTCTTCTCAGTACACGATCACGGAGTACCAAAATTTTCTGATAGGAATTGCAGAGAATTTCGTCAAAAACCTCTACACTCTTGGAGCCAGAAAAATCAGTCTAGGAGGTCTGCCTCCAATGGGGTGTATGCCGTTGGAGAGAACCACAAACTTTCTGGGAGAGCATCTCTGTGTGGAGAGATACAACACTCTGGCTATGGGATTCAACGATAAATTGAAGGACTTAACTATCAAGTTAAACAAGGAGCTTCCTGGAGCCACCCTTGTTTTCGCAAACCCTTATTATGCTTTCACGCATATCATACGAAATCCTGACCTTTATG GAATTGAGGTTACAGAAGTGGCATGCTGCGCGACGGGAATGTTCGAGATGGGCTATGCTTGCGCCCGAAACAATCTATTTACGTGCTCAAATGCAGACACATATGTCTTCTGGGATGCCTTTCATCCTACCCAGAAAACCAAtcaaataattgctaattattTGATGAAGAATGTTTTTTTTGCCTTTCACTAG